AATTCGCTTTTTTATGACTTTTGGGCAGAGTTATTTAACCCATATGAAATGCCTTGAAAATGTTGGAATGCTAGGTATAAAACCTGTTATGCACCAAGGTAAAGAAATCATTCCGATAGAATTTTTAAAAACCCTACTTCCTGATCCTGCAAGCCTAGGTCCTCGCACAAAAGGTTATACCAATATAGGTTGCGTAATCCGTGGCGTAAAAGATGGTAAAGACAGACAAGTTTATATTTATAATGTTTGCAATCACGAAGAATGCTATAAAGAAACCGGCGCACAAGCAGTAAGCTACACTACAGGAGTTCCTGCGATGATAGGTACAAAACTAATCGCTAAAGGAATTTGGCAAGGAAAAGGTGTATTTAATATGGAAGAATTTGACGCAAAACCTTTTATGGATGAGCTTAATTCTCAAGGACTTCCATGGAAGATTATCGAAATGACTCCAAGTTTAGGAGAGTAAAAAAGGCATCTTTTAAGATGCCTTGTATTATTTTACAGGGTGAAGTTCGTTTGCATAAAAGCTAACTGATCCCATACCTTCTTTTAAAGCCCATTCATAAGCTTTTGCTACAAATTCCCAGTTAATATGAGCATAGAATTTTTCCAAATACGCAGGACGCGCATTACGATGATCTACATAATAAGCATGCTCCCAAACATCCACAACAAGTAAAGGAACTTTATCTTCAGTGATAGGTGTAGCTGCATTTGAAGTACCCACAAATTCTAATTTTTGATTTTTGGTATTATAAACTAACCAGAACCAACCCGAACCAAAAACTCCTGTTGCTCCTTTGATAAATTCAGCTTTGAAATTCTCTAAAGAGCCAAATTCTTTTTCTAAAGCTGCTTTAATATCGCCTTTTACCTCACAGGCATTTGGCGTAATGCAATCAAAATAAAAATCATGATTATAAACTTGAGCAGCATTGTTAAATACTCCACCACTTGAACTTTTGATAATACTTACAAGATCTTTGGTTGCAAATTCAGTATCTTTGATAAGATTATTAAGATTTGTTACATAGGTATTGTGATGTTTTCCATGATGATAGCTAAAAGTTTCAGCGCTTAAAAAATCACCAAAAGCATTGGTATCATAAGGTAATTTTCTTAATTCAAACATAATTTTCTCCTTTAATTTAGTAAGTTTGACAAAATATTGTAGCATAAAAATTATATAAAAAGACTAAGAAAGTCTTTAACTACTTCTTTAAATTTTCAAGATATTTTTTAAGAAAGAAAGTTAAGAATTTTATAAAAATTATCTTTTTTAATACCCACAAAAACAAGATAAATATCCACAAGCTTCCAAATGCTAGCAACAACAAACATTAAAGCAAAAATAGCAAAATAATCTATAAAAATCGAATGGCTCTTATTTAACAATGCTATAAAAGCAGCAAAAGTAGCAAATAAAGGTATTATAAAAAAAGCCAATTTAATACAAGCTAACAAGATATCGCCCTTATAAAATCTATCAACCCCAAATAATCCCACAGTTATACTTAATACAAGGCCAACCAAGGGATTTTTAAGAGAGATAGCATAAAGAGCACTTAGATCTTTTTGGCTTTTTTTTAATTCTTCCCCTAAGATAAATAGCCTTTCTTGAGGAATCTTATCTTTAAATATGAGCAATATCGTTTTATCTTGCTTCATTGTAAAACTTCAAAAATTTTTTTAAGATTATTTTGACAAATATCTTTCCATACCAAAAAATAATCCAAAATCACCCAAACACTTAGTATGAAAAATAAATTTATAAAAATCAGCATAGTGCTTTCATCGTTTTTATCTTCTGCTATTACCAAACCCATGGAAACAAGTATTACTGATATGATTTTAAGTATACCTAAAATTATATTGCCATTATAAATTCTATCCAAACCAGGAAACAAAAAAGCAAATAAAAGTCCATATAGGGGATTTTTCAGTTTAGTAAATAAAAGTTTTTCTTTTTGTTCTTCACTTGCTTTTTCTAAACTTTCCTTAAGAAAAATCAAGGAATCCTTTGGAACCTTATCTTTAAAATATAATAAGAAAAAATTTGTATCATAACTCATTTATTTATCAATCCTCATCATTTTAATAAAATAAAATTCTACAAACAAAATTCTTACAAATTTATAAATCCATTTTTTACAAAAGCGATAAAAAACATTAAATAAAATTTAAAAACTATCTGTAAATAAAGTTTGGAAATATTAATAAAAAAAGATTTAAGTGGTGACCCATACGAGACTCGAACTCGTGTTACCGCCGTGAAAGGGCGATGTCCTAACCGCTAGACGAATGGGCCACTTTTAAAAGGAGTAAAAATAAAAATGAAGTTGAATTATATATTTTTTATTCTTAAAGTTTAATTAAATACAATCCGCTGCTATAAATTTTTAATCATAGTTTCATCAAAAAAATTAATTAAGAAATTTTTATTATAATTCTCAACTTTTACATCTTTCATAGGAGTCATCATGGATCTTTACAGTCTTATTCTTTTATCCTGTGCATTAGCCATGGATGCTTTTGCTGTATCTTTGTGTAAAGGATTTAGTGTGAAAAAACTAAATTTAAGACACTATGTTATTACAGGGGCTTATTTTGGCGGTTTTCAAGCTTTAATGCCAGCCATTGGATATGTTATAGGCATAACTTTTGCATCCTTTATCGCAAGTATTGATCATTGGATAGCCTTTATTTTACTCTCTTTAATCGGTCTAAAAATGATTAAAGAATCTTTTGAGAATGAAAATTGCGACACTAATTCAAATCAATTCGGCTTTAAAATTATGTTTGCTTTAGCTGTAGCTACAAGCGTTGATGCCTTAGCTATAGGAGTTAGTTTTGCTTTTTTAGATGTTAATTTATTTTTAGCACTATTTTTAATAGGTTCTATTACTTTTATCTTATGTGCTATTGCTTTAGAAATAGGCAATAAATTTGGCACTCGCTTTAAAAATAAAGCTGAATTTTTAGGGGGAGCTGTTTTGATAATCTTGGGGATAAAAATTTTAATTGAGCATTTATTTTTTAGCTAAAAATTTATTTCTAAGTAGTGTTAAAGCTTTAGAAAATTCCAAAGGAGTGCTTTGGAATTTTCTATTAAAAGTTCTTTGACGCTTAGCAAGCTGTGATGTATGTATGGTGATTAAATTTTCAAGTTCTTTTAAAGAAATTTTATTTTCTAAATACTCTTTACATTCCTTAAGCCCTATAGAATTTAATGCTTTAAGATTGTTGTCAAAATTTGAAAAAAGCATTCTTGCTTCTTCTATAAGCCCACTATCAATCATTTCTTTTGTTCTTGCTTCTATGCGCTTTCTTAGAATTTCCCTATCCCATACAAGTTCATAAATTTCAATATCCTTAAGCACTCCATCTTTTTGTGTTCTTTTTAAAAAATCACTAGGAATTTCCTTTGTATTTTCATAAATGCTTAGCCATTTTCTAAGACGATAGGTGTCATTTTTTTCTATTTTATAAGCCGGATCAATTTTTAACAAAAGAGCATAAATTTCATCATTACTTAGAGTGCTAGTTGTATCTTGAATTTTTTGACTTAAACCATCTATCATCGTTTTTAGATAAAAGCCTGTTCCACCCACTATAATCAAGGGCAAATCATTCATAAGAGCAAATTCTTTTGCTTTTTGGTATTCTCTTATAAATAATTCTACATTAAAATGCTCATCAACGCTTAATAAATTTACTCCAAAGTAATTTAAATTCATAAGCTCATCTTTAGATGGCTTAGCATTAGCTATATTGATTTCTTTATAAACACAAAGACTATCAAGGCTTAAAACCACTGCATTAAATTCTTTAGCTAAGGCATTTGCTACATAAGTCTTTCCGCTGGCTGTAGTTCCTATAAGTGCGATTTGAAAAAACATGTGATAATTTATCCTAAAATTTATGAAAATTTTAGTAAAATCATAGCAAAAAATATTTTAAAGTGGAAACATGAATATAATTTGGAATAAATTTAAAGATATTTTAGAACTTGTGGTATTTAAGCATTCTATTTTTGCCTTGCCCTTTTTATTTTCATCTATGATAGTGGCATCAAAACTCGTTAATGATAGCGCTTGGTTTGGTTTTAAGGCTTTGATTTTAGGTATTATTTGTGCTGTAAGTGCAAGAAATTTTGCTATGGCAACGAATCGTTTAATGGATGAAGATATCGATAAAGACAATCCTCGCTGTGCAAATCGCCCTAATGTCAGTGGAAAAATAGGACGCAAAAGCGTTTGGATTTTTATCATCCTTAATGCGATTATTTTTGTTGTATGTTCTTATTTTATCAATACTTTGGCTTTTTATCTCTCTTTTCCTGTGCTTTTTGTATTGGCAATTTACTCTGCTTTTAAACGCTTTAGTTCTTTAGCGCACTTGGTTTTAGGATTTTGTTTAGGACTTGCACCTATTGCAGGTAGTGTAATAGTCATGGGTGAAATTCACATTTATAGCGTGATTTTATGTTTAGGGGTGACTTTTTGGACGGCTGGATTTGACTTACTTTATTCTTTACAAGATATGGAGTACGATAAAAAAGTGGGGCTTCATTCTATCCCTGCTAAATTTGGCTCTAAAGCGACATTATTTATCTCGGCTTTTTGTCATGTATTAGCAGTATTGTTTTGGCTACTTTTTGTTTGGCAGGTTTGGGGAGTAGCACTTGGAAATATCGCATTGCTTGGGGTGATTATCAGCGGTATTATTTTGGCTTTTGAACATAAAATTGTACATAAAAATTTTGCTCACATCGATAAAGCGTTTTTTACTTTAAATGGATATTTAAGTATAATATTTTTTATTTTTATTTGGGTTGATTTGCTATGGGGATAAGTCTTTTTAAGGCAGGATTTGAAGCTTCTTTAGAGTGTTGTGATATTGAAAATAACCACTTTTTACAAGAATACTTAAAATTAGGTGCTATTTCTCAACTTTCAAAATGGAAAAAACTCGCCTTGCGTGTGGATTTTGATGAGGGCGAGAAAATCATCTTTGATTTACTTTTGAGCTTAAAAGAAGATATTTTAAGGCTTGAAGATTCTTTGGATAAAAATAAAGATCTTCTAACACTCAAACAAAAAGGCGTAGTTGAATCTTTAAATTTTGAGTATTTAAATTTTTTAGATGAAATTTTAGAAGAAGGAAAAGAATATTACATAAGATTTGATCTTAATAATCAAAAAATGGCTATTTTTGCTAGAGCTCAAAATAAAAATTTAGCTCAAATTATCAAAATAAAACCCGAAGACAGAATAGCTTTTGATGCTTTTGTGGTTCAATTGCAAAGAGATATGATAAGAAATAAAAAGGACAAAAATGAGTAACGATGTGCTTTATTTAGTTTTTATGATCGTACTTTTAGTTGCAATATTAGCTTATATGAATATCAAAGATAAAGAAAGTAGTGCAAAAATAAACAAACTCCAAGGAGTAGTTGAAGATATTACAAAAGAGCTTCATTATTTACGCAAAGAATTAGGCGTAAAAGATGAGGGTGATCAAGAGGAAGAGGATTATAAAATCACTTTATTAAAAGAAGAAATTCAAATCACACTTGAAAAACAAATCAGTGCAAAAATTACCCCTGTTTTAAGAACTTTAAAAACTATGGAGCACATTATAGAAGATTTTCAAAATGAACAACAAAATCGTATTTTGAATTTAGAACAAAAAGCACAAAGTATGACAAAATTAACACCAAATTATGATACCGAAGAACAAAAAATTGTGGATTTGTTTAAAGAGGGAAAAAGCATAGAGCAAATTGCAAAAGATTTGCGTATGGGCACTGGAAATGTCGAGCTTGTTTTAAAATTTAAACAACTTATCAAATAATCACTAGGGGTAGTAATGCTTATTGATCAATTTGGCAGAAAGATTAATTATCTTAGAATATCAGTAACTCAAAGATGTAATTTTCGTTGTCTTTATTGTATGCCAAAAATTCCTTTTAATCATCAACCTAAAGAAAATTTATTGAGCTTTGAAGAACTTTTTTTGTTTGTTAAAGTGGCTATTGATGAAGGAATTGAAAAAATTCGTATCACTGGAGGAGAGCCTTTATTGCGTAAAGACTTAAGTATATTTATAAAAATGATAAATGATTATAAAAAAGATCTTGATTTAGCAATTACAACCAATGGTTTTTTATTAAAAGATTTTGCTAAAGATCTTAAAGATGCTGGACTGAAGCGTTTAAATATCTCTCTTGATACCCTAGAAAGCAAAAAAGCAAAAACTCTCGCACAAAAAGATGTTTTAGATAGTGTCTTAGCAGGGATTGATGAGGCCTTAAATGTAGGCTTAAAAGTCAAACTAAATACTGTTGTGCTAAAGGGTTTAAATGATGATGAATTGATATCTCTTTTGGAATTTGCAAAATCTAAAAATATTCAAATTCGCTTTATAGAATTTATGGAAAATATACACGCTTATGGAAAATTACAAGGCTTAAAAAGAGATGAAATCATACAAATTCTAAGTCAAAAATATCAAATAAAACTCATTAAAAAAGCTGAAAAAGCTCCTGTAAGTATTTATAGTGCAGATGATTATGAATTTGGGATTATAGATCCACACAGCCATGAATTTTGTGATTCTTGTAACCGTATTCGTTTAAGCGCTGAGGGTTTGCTTATACCTTGTCTTTATTTTGATGAGGCTTTAAGCATTAAAGAAGCAGTGAGAAAAGGCGATATTAATGCCGCTGCAAAAATTTTACAAGAAGTATTGCGCAATAAACCTGAAAAAAATAGATGGAGCGTAGTAGATAATGAAACCTCATCTCGTGCCTTTTATCAAACCGGAGGTTAAATTTGCAACTTGTTGAAAGTTTTTTAAGCATACAAGGAGAAGGCAAATACAGCGGGAAATTAGCTATTTTTATGCGTTTTGCAGGGTGTAATTTTAATTGTTTAGGCTTTGGGGTAAAACTTATTAAAAATGGAAAAACTCTTAAAGGTTGCGATACCATAAGAGCAGTTTTTACTAAAGAATTTAACGAAGAGTATGAAAATTTAAATGCTAATGAGCTTTTTAAACGCGTGCTTGATTTAAAAAAAGATTTTAATCCTATTGTGGTGATTACTGGAGGCGAACCTTTAATCCATCATGAAAATCCAGAATTTATCCATTTTATCCAAACTTTGTTAGAAAATAATTTCAAAGTGCATTTTGAAAGCAATGGAAGTATAGAACTTGATTTTGAAAAATATCCTTTTTATAAAGAATGTATTTTTGCTCTAAGTGTCAAGCTTCAAAATAGTGGGATAAGTAAAGAAAAAAGATTAAATTTTAACGCTCTTAAAGGCTTTAAGCATTATGCCAAAGATAGTTTTTATAAATTTGTTTTAAATTCTAGTCAATTAGAAAGTTCGGCATTAGAGATTTTAGAAATTTTAGAAAAAGCGCCTAATGAAATTTTTTGTATGCCCATGGGAGAAAATGAGCAAAATTTAAAACAAAATGCTTTAAAAATAGCCGAGTTTTGTATTAAAAATGGTTATAATTATTCTGATAGAATCCATATTCGTCTTTGGAATGATAAAGAGGGTGTATGATTATAAGAAAATTATTTGAATTTGAAAATGCTCATATTGTTAGATTTTGCTCTTCAAGCCGTTGTAAAAGTAGTATTCATGGGCATTCTTACAAGGTCGAAGTTTTGCTTGAAAGCAAGTATTTAGATAATGCGGGTATGGTTTATGACTTTGGGCTTTTAAAAACCCATATGCGCCAAATTATCGATAGCTTTGATCATGCTATTACGCTTTTTAATCAAGATGATGAATCTTATTTAAACGAAATGAAAAAATACTCACAACGCTGGGTGAGTTTACCTGTTAATGTCAGTGCTGAAAATTTTTGCCGAGTATTTTTTATACTCATTGATGCTTTATTAAAGCAAACTAAGATGATAAATGGCGAACAAGGTGTAAATTTACAAAGCATTATAGTGCATGAAACAAGAACAGGCTATGCGCAAGGATTTAAAGAAGATGCTTATAGCCCTACCATGCCAAAAATCGCACTTGAAGATATAGAATTTTCACCTGCTATAAAAG
The window above is part of the Campylobacter coli genome. Proteins encoded here:
- the miaA gene encoding tRNA (adenosine(37)-N6)-dimethylallyltransferase MiaA, with the protein product MFFQIALIGTTASGKTYVANALAKEFNAVVLSLDSLCVYKEINIANAKPSKDELMNLNYFGVNLLSVDEHFNVELFIREYQKAKEFALMNDLPLIIVGGTGFYLKTMIDGLSQKIQDTTSTLSNDEIYALLLKIDPAYKIEKNDTYRLRKWLSIYENTKEIPSDFLKRTQKDGVLKDIEIYELVWDREILRKRIEARTKEMIDSGLIEEARMLFSNFDNNLKALNSIGLKECKEYLENKISLKELENLITIHTSQLAKRQRTFNRKFQSTPLEFSKALTLLRNKFLAKK
- a CDS encoding NINE protein, coding for MKQDKTILLIFKDKIPQERLFILGEELKKSQKDLSALYAISLKNPLVGLVLSITVGLFGVDRFYKGDILLACIKLAFFIIPLFATFAAFIALLNKSHSIFIDYFAIFALMFVVASIWKLVDIYLVFVGIKKDNFYKILNFLS
- the sodB gene encoding superoxide dismutase [Fe], with protein sequence MFELRKLPYDTNAFGDFLSAETFSYHHGKHHNTYVTNLNNLIKDTEFATKDLVSIIKSSSGGVFNNAAQVYNHDFYFDCITPNACEVKGDIKAALEKEFGSLENFKAEFIKGATGVFGSGWFWLVYNTKNQKLEFVGTSNAATPITEDKVPLLVVDVWEHAYYVDHRNARPAYLEKFYAHINWEFVAKAYEWALKEGMGSVSFYANELHPVK
- a CDS encoding TM2 domain-containing protein — protein: MSYDTNFFLLYFKDKVPKDSLIFLKESLEKASEEQKEKLLFTKLKNPLYGLLFAFLFPGLDRIYNGNIILGILKIISVILVSMGLVIAEDKNDESTMLIFINLFFILSVWVILDYFLVWKDICQNNLKKIFEVLQ
- a CDS encoding 7-carboxy-7-deazaguanine synthase QueE, coding for MQLVESFLSIQGEGKYSGKLAIFMRFAGCNFNCLGFGVKLIKNGKTLKGCDTIRAVFTKEFNEEYENLNANELFKRVLDLKKDFNPIVVITGGEPLIHHENPEFIHFIQTLLENNFKVHFESNGSIELDFEKYPFYKECIFALSVKLQNSGISKEKRLNFNALKGFKHYAKDSFYKFVLNSSQLESSALEILEILEKAPNEIFCMPMGENEQNLKQNALKIAEFCIKNGYNYSDRIHIRLWNDKEGV
- the moaA gene encoding GTP 3',8-cyclase MoaA; protein product: MLIDQFGRKINYLRISVTQRCNFRCLYCMPKIPFNHQPKENLLSFEELFLFVKVAIDEGIEKIRITGGEPLLRKDLSIFIKMINDYKKDLDLAITTNGFLLKDFAKDLKDAGLKRLNISLDTLESKKAKTLAQKDVLDSVLAGIDEALNVGLKVKLNTVVLKGLNDDELISLLEFAKSKNIQIRFIEFMENIHAYGKLQGLKRDEIIQILSQKYQIKLIKKAEKAPVSIYSADDYEFGIIDPHSHEFCDSCNRIRLSAEGLLIPCLYFDEALSIKEAVRKGDINAAAKILQEVLRNKPEKNRWSVVDNETSSRAFYQTGG
- a CDS encoding 6-carboxytetrahydropterin synthase, producing the protein MIIRKLFEFENAHIVRFCSSSRCKSSIHGHSYKVEVLLESKYLDNAGMVYDFGLLKTHMRQIIDSFDHAITLFNQDDESYLNEMKKYSQRWVSLPVNVSAENFCRVFFILIDALLKQTKMINGEQGVNLQSIIVHETRTGYAQGFKEDAYSPTMPKIALEDIEFSPAIKAEWSDIEFYDKLKNLHIFTNPKEV
- the mqnP gene encoding menaquinone biosynthesis prenyltransferase MqnP; the protein is MNIIWNKFKDILELVVFKHSIFALPFLFSSMIVASKLVNDSAWFGFKALILGIICAVSARNFAMATNRLMDEDIDKDNPRCANRPNVSGKIGRKSVWIFIILNAIIFVVCSYFINTLAFYLSFPVLFVLAIYSAFKRFSSLAHLVLGFCLGLAPIAGSVIVMGEIHIYSVILCLGVTFWTAGFDLLYSLQDMEYDKKVGLHSIPAKFGSKATLFISAFCHVLAVLFWLLFVWQVWGVALGNIALLGVIISGIILAFEHKIVHKNFAHIDKAFFTLNGYLSIIFFIFIWVDLLWG
- a CDS encoding manganese efflux pump MntP family protein produces the protein MDLYSLILLSCALAMDAFAVSLCKGFSVKKLNLRHYVITGAYFGGFQALMPAIGYVIGITFASFIASIDHWIAFILLSLIGLKMIKESFENENCDTNSNQFGFKIMFALAVATSVDALAIGVSFAFLDVNLFLALFLIGSITFILCAIALEIGNKFGTRFKNKAEFLGGAVLIILGIKILIEHLFFS